Proteins encoded together in one Capricornis sumatraensis isolate serow.1 chromosome 3, serow.2, whole genome shotgun sequence window:
- the GPER1 gene encoding G-protein coupled estrogen receptor 1, translating into MELPTGAYNGTAAGLELPRALANGSAALSERQQYAIGLFLSCLYTVFLFPIGFVGNLLILVVNIRFREKMTIPDLYFINLAAADLILVADSLIEVFNLDEQYYGLAALCTFMSLFLQVNMYSSVFFLTWMSFDRYLALAKAVRCGPLRTKPRARLSCGLIWLASVSATLVPFTAVHLQHREDACFCFADVREVQWLEVTLGFVLPFAVIGLCYSLIVRVLVSAQRHRGLRPRRQKALRMILAVVLVFFVCWLPENVFISVHLLQRAPPGAAPCQRSPRHAHPLAGHVVNLAAFSNSCLNPLIYSFLGETFRDKLRLYLEQKTGLSALNRLCHAALKAMVPDGAEQAEVKLSSTV; encoded by the coding sequence ATGGAGCTGCCGACGGGCGCCTACAACGGCACTGCCGCAGGGCTGGAGCTGCCGCGCGCGCTGGCCAACGGCTCGGCGGCGCTCTCGGAGCGGCAGCAGTACGCCATCGggctcttcctctcctgcctgtACACCGTCTTCCTCTTCCCCATCGGCTTCGTGGGCAACCTGCTCATCCTGGTGGTGAACATCCGCTTCCGGGAGAAGATGACCATCCCCGACCTGTACTTCATCAACCTGGCGGCCGCAGACCTCATCCTGGTGGCAGACTCGCTCATCGAGGTGTTCAACCTGGACGAGCAGTACTACGGCCTCGCCGCGCTCTGCACCTTCATGTCGCTCTTTCTGCAGGTCAACATGTACAGCAGCGTCTTCTTCCTCACCTGGATGAGCTTCGACCGCTACCTGGCCCTGGCCAAGGCCGTGCGCTGCGGCCCGCTCCGCACCAAGCCCCGCGCGCGGCTGAGCTGCGGCCTCATCTGGCTGGCCTCCGTGTCCGCCACGCTGGTGCCCTTCACGGCCGTCCACCTGCAGCACCGCGAGGACGCGTGCTTCTGCTTCGCGGACGTGCGGGAGGTGCAGTGGCTGGAGGTCACGCTGGGCTTCGTGCTGCCCTTCGCGGTCATCGGCCTCTGCTACTCGCTCATCGTGCGCGTGCTGGTGAGCGCGCAGCGGCACCGCGGCCTGCGCCCGCGGAGGCAGAAGGCGCTGCGCATGATCCTGGCCGTGGTGCTGGTCTTCTTCGTGTGCTGGCTGCCCGAGAACGTCTTCATCAGCGTGCACCTGCTCCAGCGCGCGCCGCCCGGGGCCGCGCCCTGCCAGCGCTCCCCGCGCCACGCCCACCCGCTGGCCGGCCACGTGGTCAACCTGGCCGCCTTCTCCAACAGCTGCCTCAACCCGCTCATCTACAGCTTCCTCGGGGAGACCTTCCGCGACAAGCTGCGGCTCTACCTGGAGCAGAAAACCGGCCTGTCGGCCTTGAACCGCCTCTGCCACGCGGCCCTGAAGGCCATGGTCCCGGACGGCGCAGAACAGGCCGAGGTGAAGCTCAGCAGCACCGTGTAG